One part of the Lepeophtheirus salmonis chromosome 14, UVic_Lsal_1.4, whole genome shotgun sequence genome encodes these proteins:
- the LOC121129338 gene encoding EEF1A lysine methyltransferase 4 encodes MICLPTNNSDYSSPNYWESRYCQEKDEDYEWLGNYEAFRGVLTPGLNPLENAILILGCGNSTLGPDMVEFDGFRDVTSIDIAGSVIQRQSEKYKDNPYLKWKVMDISNLSSFDDESLDVVIEKATVDALIASEKSPWCLSNETQTLIHRTCKETSRVLKNGGQFLSITFSQPHFRVPLYGKNEYNWGLSYYKIQGKESSLDYYFYRMIKGKHLQEDVREDSSSSISIYCKQGTSGISNLKISDEEVIMSSSDEEEGFVGKFNMDDD; translated from the exons ATGATTTGTCTCCCTACTAATAATTCTGATTACAGTAGTCCCAACTACTGGGAATCCCGTTACTGTCAAGAGAAAGACGAAGATTACGAATGGCTTGGTAATTATGAGGCTTTTCGTGGAGTCCTTACACCCGGACTTAATCCTCTAGAAAACGCCATTCTAATATTGGGCTGTGGTAATAGTACCCTTGGGCCTGATATGGTGGAGTTTGATGGGTTCAGAGATGTTACTTCAATTGACATTGCTGGGAGTGTTATTCAAAGGCAGTCTGAAAAGTATAagg ATAATCCTTATTTGAAATGGAAAGTAATGGACATATCAAACCTCTCATCATTTGATGACGAATCCTTAGATGTCGTGATTGAAAAAGCGACCGTTGATGCTTTAATTGCATCTGAAAAATCCCCTTGGTGCTTGTCCAACGAAACACAGACTCTCATACATCGAACTTGTAAAGAAACGAGTCGAGTTTTGAAAAACGGTGGTCAGTTCCTTTCTATAACATTTTCGCAACCTCATTTTAGAGTTCCTCTCTACGGCAAGAATGAGTACAACTGGGGACTCAGTTACTATAAAATTCAAGGGAAAGAATCATctttggattattatttttatcgaaTGATTAAAGGGAAACACCTCCAGGAAGACGTAAGAGAAGATTCTTCATCTTCAATATCCATCTATTGTAAGCAAGGAACATCTGGTATTTCGAACTTAAAGATATCTGATGAAGAAGTGATAATGTCCAGTAGTGACGAGGAAGAGGGTTTTGTAGGGAAGTTTAATATGGATGATGATTGA
- the LOC139907248 gene encoding uncharacterized protein, which produces MIKDKNTKVCPIAWVSKRIKRVMKSTLAAETLAILEGAELCFYINNLVYEICGFLLEVILKTDCRSLKECIQATKQVEDKRLKIEIAMLKEFMERSEIKKVVWVQTKNQLANCFTKYASSTLDLIRF; this is translated from the coding sequence AtgataaaagacaaaaacacaaAGGTATGTCCAATTGCATGGGtatctaaaagaataaaaagagtGATGAAGTCAACCTTGGCAGCTGAAACCCTGGCAATATTGGAAGGAGCTGAACTGTGTTTCTACATCAATAATCTAGTGTATGaaatttgtggatttttattAGAAGTGATTTTAAAAACAGATTGCAGATCCTTAAAAGAATGCATTCAAGCAACGAAGCAAGTAGAGGACAAGAGATTAAAGATTGAGATTGCAATGCTAAAGGAGTTCATGGAAAGATCGGAAATAAAGAAAGTTGTTTGGGTCCAAACGAAAAATCAATTGGCGAATTGTTTTACCAAATATGCGAGTTCAACACTCGATCTCAtacgtttttaa
- the LOC121129323 gene encoding glycoprotein 3-alpha-L-fucosyltransferase A isoform X2, whose translation MGLYNEGFLKNKCQFTNCYNSNIQSKWKSGKFDAIVFHGLQESMNVKDIAMLKKAREVGKIRSLFVLFILESPAGKKDLSHPVFKNFFDIVYSYRRDSEVYYPYGRVVPFSFGTKVSTPKMNKTKGIAWVVSHCKTESKREEYVNELRKHLKKLTIDIYGTCGNHSIQKDQSQQNDVQSVEWGRLNMYKNILKDYKFYISFENAKCKDYITEKFFYALSIPNVIPITFGTNISDYEYVAPKKSFIHVDEFDSPKELATYLEDLNENDEKFFAYQTWRSLFFVDVPNFSSPCEFCRVLNQRSLQNKPPIPDINKYWFTNQCNN comes from the coding sequence ATGGGGCTTTATAACGAAGGATTCCTCAAAAATAAGTGTCAGTTTACTAATTGCTATAATTCTAATATTCAATCAAAATGGAAATCTGGAAAATTTGATGCCATAGTATTTCATGGACTTCAAGAATCCATGAATGTTAAAGATATTGCAATGTTAAAGAAAGCAAGAGAAGTGGGGAAAATTAGAAGCCTCTTTGTCTTATTCATTTTAGAATCCCCTGCAGGCAAAAAGGACCTTTCACATCCcgtttttaaaaacttttttgatattgtgtACAGTTATAGAAGAGACTCAGAAGTATATTATCCATATGGCCGAGTTGTTCCGTTCTCATTTGGAACAAAAGTCTCAACTCCAAAGATGAATAAAACAAAGGGAATCGCTTGGGTAGTGTCCCATTGCAAAACAGAGAGTAAGAGAGAAGAATACGTAAATGAACTTCGGAAACACTTGAAAAAGTTAACTATAGACATTTATGGAACGTGCGGAAATCATTCTATACAAAAGGATCAGAGCCAGCAAAATGACGTTCAATCTGTGGAATGGGGAAGGTTaaacatgtataaaaatatcctgAAGGACTATAAATTCTACATCTCCTTTGAAAATGCAAAATGTAAAGACTATATTACAGAGAAATTTTTCTATGCTCTTAGCATTCCTAATGTGATCCCCATTACGTTTGGCACAAACATAAGTGACTATGAATATGTTgctccaaaaaaatcattcattcatGTAGACGAATTTGATAGTCCAAAAGAATTGGCCACTTACCTCGAGGATTTGAATGAAAATGATGAGAAATTTTTTGCTTACCAGACCTGGAGGAGTTTATTTTTCGTAGATGTCCCTAATTTCTCCTCTCCGTGTGAATTTTGTAGAGTATTGAATCAAAGATCCCTTCAGAATAAACCACCTATCCcggacataaataaatattggttcacaaatcaatgtaataattga
- the LOC121129323 gene encoding glycoprotein 3-alpha-L-fucosyltransferase A isoform X1 codes for MKSAYRIWIQYSVLIVCLLGTLYFLNKEDDILDKSLPKNDGKSLLVEASGNNKRYNILFWNEYFSYSYFGMGLYNEGFLKNKCQFTNCYNSNIQSKWKSGKFDAIVFHGLQESMNVKDIAMLKKAREVGKIRSLFVLFILESPAGKKDLSHPVFKNFFDIVYSYRRDSEVYYPYGRVVPFSFGTKVSTPKMNKTKGIAWVVSHCKTESKREEYVNELRKHLKKLTIDIYGTCGNHSIQKDQSQQNDVQSVEWGRLNMYKNILKDYKFYISFENAKCKDYITEKFFYALSIPNVIPITFGTNISDYEYVAPKKSFIHVDEFDSPKELATYLEDLNENDEKFFAYQTWRSLFFVDVPNFSSPCEFCRVLNQRSLQNKPPIPDINKYWFTNQCNN; via the exons ATGAAAAGTGCATATCGGATATGGATCCAATATTCAGTTTTAATTGTATGTCTTTTGGGGaccttgtattttttaaacaaagaagatGATATTTTGGATAAATCGCTACCTAAAAATGATGG gaaatCGCTATTGGTGGAAGCTTCAGGCAATAACAAACGCTATAACATTCTATTCtggaatgaatattttagttattcatACTTTGGAATGGGGCTTTATAACGAAGGATTCCTCAAAAATAAGTGTCAGTTTACTAATTGCTATAATTCTAATATTCAATCAAAATGGAAATCTGGAAAATTTGATGCCATAGTATTTCATGGACTTCAAGAATCCATGAATGTTAAAGATATTGCAATGTTAAAGAAAGCAAGAGAAGTGGGGAAAATTAGAAGCCTCTTTGTCTTATTCATTTTAGAATCCCCTGCAGGCAAAAAGGACCTTTCACATCCcgtttttaaaaacttttttgatattgtgtACAGTTATAGAAGAGACTCAGAAGTATATTATCCATATGGCCGAGTTGTTCCGTTCTCATTTGGAACAAAAGTCTCAACTCCAAAGATGAATAAAACAAAGGGAATCGCTTGGGTAGTGTCCCATTGCAAAACAGAGAGTAAGAGAGAAGAATACGTAAATGAACTTCGGAAACACTTGAAAAAGTTAACTATAGACATTTATGGAACGTGCGGAAATCATTCTATACAAAAGGATCAGAGCCAGCAAAATGACGTTCAATCTGTGGAATGGGGAAGGTTaaacatgtataaaaatatcctgAAGGACTATAAATTCTACATCTCCTTTGAAAATGCAAAATGTAAAGACTATATTACAGAGAAATTTTTCTATGCTCTTAGCATTCCTAATGTGATCCCCATTACGTTTGGCACAAACATAAGTGACTATGAATATGTTgctccaaaaaaatcattcattcatGTAGACGAATTTGATAGTCCAAAAGAATTGGCCACTTACCTCGAGGATTTGAATGAAAATGATGAGAAATTTTTTGCTTACCAGACCTGGAGGAGTTTATTTTTCGTAGATGTCCCTAATTTCTCCTCTCCGTGTGAATTTTGTAGAGTATTGAATCAAAGATCCCTTCAGAATAAACCACCTATCCcggacataaataaatattggttcacaaatcaatgtaataattga
- the LOC121129540 gene encoding SET and MYND domain-containing protein 4, with protein sequence MEFSTEMKKKLLELSGLSNMKDLESIIKDKNVNLKGVKAYNEKIKEFMETPGVFNEKTFEKVWDLFLQDYSDVQNYYEECKDESRSIQKSVNLRTKGNEAYKKKCLETSINLYSDSIKAIPPSEDGSEPLALSFANRSAAFYEIKSFSQSLNDVEAALYFNYPLDKRHKLYERRAKILIQLGFKSLAKKEYEKAVENIQSHGGKVSENLLKAMDDFDNCSNEDEFLGKSLEEYLGQNLNSSVNLSNSQFPALRRGLKVEFDEIKGRHCITETEIPAGELVLCEDPIVSYLHPSFNDKNCSACFKPLNDYCIPSLKSTKYYCNLSCLKEDNKFHDFWKAHNVLGEDRTLNIHLSIKAIQCHDATLFEDQMDKLLKTDYMFGSNKSKEFSYYDKKEQYRTIFSLVDHPKERNLDEECKIYARTVLAIRLLRESGYLKYKISNQECRQTDLAVARALYKLNTGFKYNLHSIHEVSDTEASSSMNKCVPLRDIGSGIYPTLLFLNHSCNPNTYRFHQGKRVFLYSKRKIYPGEELTDCYGMHHLSMPYEERQSNLCTGYCFNCQCDACTFKYPLFHELKQQNQNETEPKVLKEKLSRIKSLFEEKLYLEAADVSRSLLTGLYESKEQQSMKPYISAEHVGLVFCYCQWIYLSKQIRK encoded by the exons ATGGAATTTTCGacggaaatgaagaaaaaacttcTTGAGCTTTCTGGACTCTCCAATATGAAGGATTTAGAAAGTATAATAAAGGataaaaatgtgaatttaaAGGGTGTAAAAGcctacaatgaaaaaattaaagagtttATGGAAACACCTggtgtttttaatgaaaaaacctTCGAAAAAGTATGGGATTTATTCCTACAAGACTATTCTGACGTACAAAATTATTACGAAGAGTGTAAAGATGAGTCTAGATCTATTCAGAAATCGGTTAACCTACGAACAAAAGGAAACGAAgcatataagaaaaaatgtcttgaaacatccattaatttatattcagatTCCATAAAG gcaATCCCTCCGTCGGAAGATGGAAGTGAACCCTTGGCTTTGTCATTTGCGAATCGTTCAGCTGCATTTTATGAGATAAAATCCTTCTCACAGAGTCTGAATGACGTTGAAGCCGCTTTGTACTTTAATTATCCATTAGATAAAAGACACAAATTATATGAGAGACGTGCAAAAATCCTCATCCAACTTGGTTTTAAGTCTCTTGCTAAAAAGGAGTATGAAAAGGCGGTTGAAAATATCCAAAGCCATGGAGGTAAGGTTTCTGAAAATTTACTCAAAGCAATGGATGACTTTGACAATTGTTCTAATGAAGATGAATTCCTGGGTAAATCATTGGAGGAATATTTAGGACAAAATCTCAATAGTTCC GTCAACCTAAGTAACTCTCAATTTCCCGCACTTCGAAGAGGATTGAAGGTGGAATTTGATGAAATCAAAGGTAGACATTGTATAACTGAGACAGAAATTCCTGCGGGTGAGCTTGTGCTATGTGAGGATCCCATTGTATCCTACCTTCATCCtagttttaatgataaaaactgCTCTGCCTGTTTCAAGCCATTAAATGATTATTGTATTCCATCCCTTAAGAGCACAAAATATTACTGCAACCTCTCTTGtttaaaagaagataataaatTTCATGACTTTTGGAAGGCTCATAACGTCCTTGGAGAAGACAGAACACTCAACATTCATTTGTCAATTAAGGCAATTCAATGTCACGACGCAACTTTATTCGAAGACCAAATGGACAAGTTATTGAAAACAGACTATATGTTTGGTTCGAATAAGTCCAAAGAATTTagttattatgataaaaaagagCAATATCGAACAATTTTCAGTTTAGTGGACCACCCTAAGGAAAGAAATTTAGATGAAGAATGCAAGATCTACGCTCGAACTGTTTTAGCCATTCGGCTATTAAGAGAGTCGgggtatttgaaatataaaatttccaatcaaGAGTGTCGTCAAACAGATTTAGCCGTAGCACGAGCTTTATATAAACTAAACACTGGGTTTAAGTACAATTTACATTCAATTCATGAG GTTTCCGATACTGAGGCCTCAAGTTCAATGAACAAATGTGTACCTTTAAGAGATATTGGCTCAGGAATTTACCCAACACTTCTGTTTTTAAATCATTCCTGTAACCCAAATACATATAGATTCCATCAAGGAAAAAGA GTTTTTCTTTACTCGAAACGAAAAATCTATCCAGGTGAAGAACTTACGGATTGCTATGGAATGCATCATTTATCTATGCCATACGAAGAAAGGCAAAGTAATTTGTGTACGGGCTATTGCTTTAATTGTCAATGTGACGCATGCACCTTCAAATATCCTCTATTCCAtgaattaaaacaacaaaatcaaaatgaaacCGAGCCAAaggttttaaaagaaaaattatcaag GATAAAAtctttgtttgaagaaaaattatatttggaggCTGCGGACGTATCCCGATCTTTACTTACAGGCTTGTATGAAAGTAAAGAGCAACAGTCAATGAAACCCTATATTTCGGCAGAGCATGTTGGGCTTGTTTTTTGCTATTGTCAATGGATTTACCTAAGTAAACAAATACGAAAATGA